One Candidatus Nitronauta litoralis genomic window, GCGATGTTGTCAAAAACATCACAGTCCTTCGGAAAGATGGTGATCTTGTGACCTACGACCGCGAGCAACTGGTATTTGAATACCGAAAAACGACATTTCCAGAAAAGCCCTGCGTCATCGTCTACGCTGAACTGGAGCTGAAATCCGGTGACGCAGCGGAAATCCAGGGTCGCATCGACGACTACCTAAAGAAACGCAGCCAGACCCAACCTCTTTCTCTGCCCAATTCCGGATCGGTATTTAAAAACCCGGAAGGAATGAAAGCTGGCAAATTAATTGAGCAGGCCGGGCTGAAGGGTTTCACGGTAGGTGAAGCTTCGGTCTCAATCAAGCATGCAAATTTTATTGTGAATAAAGGGGAAGCCAGCGCAAGCGATGTGCACTCGATTATCGGACACGTCCAGGAAACAGTTAAAGAACAGTTCAATGTTGAATTAAAAACTGAAGTCATTATTGCAGGAGACTGGTAAACAAGTCACACCGGGATAAGCGAGGAACCCGGATGAAAACTGGAGAAAGTTTGAAAATTATTTTGGTCCGCGAATCAAAGGTTACCCTCCTTCCTTTGGTCCCGGTCTCCTGACCCGAAGCCGGGGCGGACCCCAATTTTTGAAAGGCAACAATGGTCGTGAATTCGTTGAAAGGCAAAAATATAGCGGTGCTGATGGGAGGTCTCTCCTTTGAACGGGAAGTGTCCTTAACAACGGGTACCGAAATCCTGGAAGCACTCAAGCGCCAGGGCTTGAAGGCGGTGAAAGTCGACGTCGACCGAAATGTTGCAAGCCGGTTGGCCGAGATCAACCCGGACCTCGCATTCATTGCCCTGCACGGTACTTTCGGAGAAGACGGAGCTATTCAGGGCATGTTGGAATGCCAGCGAATTCCTTATACGGGTTCTGGGGTGCTTGGCAGTGCTCTTGCGTTTAATAAGGTTGCTACCAAACACCTTTTGGATCAGGCGGGGATACCGACACCGCGCTACGAAGTGCACTACCGAGATAGCCACAGACCGGGGGCTCACTCGCTTCCTTTGCCCGTGGTGGTCAAACCTTCGGACCAGGGTTCCAGCATCGGTGTCAGCATTGTGAGAAAAGAATCAGAGTGGGAGCCGGCCATGAGTCTGGCGTTTGAACTTTCAGAAGAAGTCCTGGTCGAAGAGTTTATAGATGGCAAACTTCTGGCCATTGGTATGAAAGAGCGTGAACCCATGCCCGTTGTGCACATAAAACCAAAGTCAGGTTTTTACGATTTTGACTCCAAATACACGGAAGGAAAAACAGAATACGTCTGTCCTGCGTTGATTTCAAAACAAGAAGAAGAAGCCTGCCGCAAGGTTGCGCGCAACACCTTTCGGGTGTTACGTGGACGGGGCTTTCCCAGAGTCGATGTCATTCTTTCACCGGATGGTGTGCCTTATGTCCTGGAAATGAACACTGTCCCAGGGATGACACCGCTCAGTCTGCTACCCATGGCAGCGAAGGAAAGCGGACTTGATTTTGACACGCTGGTTCTTGAAATCGCGAAGACCGCGCAACTCGATTATGCGGAGGAGACTAACTGATGAGTCTCGCTATCGCCGAACGTAAACTGACGCACCCGGGCCGCAAACGCTGGCTCCAGGAAGGTCCCAAAAAACGTAAGGGCAAAACCCAAAAGAAAGAAAAACCGGCTATACGTTCTTTCGATCTGGATTTTGCTGCACTCTTTAAAACAGCAGCCGAAACCTTCGCTCGCGGTGTTCTGGTATTGGCATTTTGTTACGGCGCCTTTCACGGCTACCTGTTTCTGACTTCTTCAAGCCGGTTTGCTGTCTCGCAGATATCCATTGAAGGACTGGACCGATTGAACAAGCAATCGTTGCTGGAATCAATGCCTCTGATTGAAGGAAAAAACTTGTTCCTGCTGGACCTGGAAAGCATAACGGAGCGATTAACGGGTCACCCTTGGGTGAGCGCAGCGTCAGTGCAACGCAAATGGCCAAACGCTGTAACGATTCAAATTGCAGAACGCAAACCCTATGCGCGGATACAACTCGACGATATTTACGTTATGGACAATTTCGGAATTCTGGTCACCCGTTCCCAGGATGAATTCCTGCACCTTCCCTTGATCACAGGAACTTTAAATGAAGCCCCTGATTTGGGACAGCGGGTGGTATCGAACGAAATTCTTAAAGGCTTAAGGGCCATGCATTACCTGAACAGGTTGCCATTTTTTAAAAAGGACCCAGTCACCTCGGTACAAATTACCGGGCCCAGTCTGCTGACCTTTTCGACACGAGAACAAGGTTTAAAGATCCGGATGGCGGCCAATGATGTACAGGCCGGTTTTCAAAATTTTAAAATCATCCTCGACGCATTGAACCCGACACGGGACGGCGTCGACATTATCGATTTATCGTTTCGCAACAAAGTGGTGATCCAACCGAAACCCGGCAACAAGGGTTCCGGCCATCGCCGCAAAGCTTGAACCAAAGGAGGGGTCGCACCCATGTCTAAACATCACAAACTGGTGGTAGGTCTTGATATCGGCACCACCAAAATCTGCTGTATCATTGCCGAAGTCAGCTCGCATGGTGATATAGAAATCATCGGCCTCGGCCAGGCGCCTTCGCGGGGTTTGCGCAAAGGGGTCGTGGTCAACATTGAAAGTACGGTCGAATCCATCAAACATGCGGTTGAAGAGGCCGAATTGATGGCTGGCACCGAAGTGGAATCCGTGTTCGTCGGTATCGCCGGAGGGCACATCAGAAGTCTAAACAGTCATGGCATCATCGCGGTAAAAAATCGCGAGATCAACGCGCAGGATATGGAGCGCGTGATAGAAGCCGCCAAGGCCATTGCTATTCCGCTCGATCGTGAAGTGATTCACGTCCTGCCTCAGGAATACATTGTCGACAATCAGGACGGTATTAAAACTCCCCTGGGCATGGCCGGTGTGCGTCTGGAAGCCAAGGTTCATATTGTCACCGCGGCGGTCACCTCGGCGCAGAATATAGTGAAATGTGTCAATCGTGCTGGGTTAGGCGTCACCGATATCGTGCTGGAGCAATTAGCTTCCAGCGAATCGGTCCTTTCAGCGGATGAGAAAGAACTGGGAGTGGCCATCATCGATATAGGTGGCGGTACCTCGGATCTCGCAATTTTTTATCAAGGGTCTATCAAGCACACTTCGGTATTGGCCATCGCGGGAGCTCAAATGACGAATGACATCGCCATCGGTCTCAGAACGCCCAATACGGAAGCAGAAAAAATCAAACATGTACACGGGTGCGCCTATTCTGCCCTGGTCGATGAAGACGATCACATAGAAGTTCCAGGTGTAGGTGGACGTAACGACATGGCCATTTCAAGACATATCCTGAGCCAGATCATCGAAGCACGGACTCTGGAGATGTTCGAGATGCTCAATCATGAAATTGAAACTTCCGGTTTTCGCGATTTGATTTCATCAGGGATTGTGCTGACAGGTGGTACTTCAAGCCTGCGCGGTATGGCAGCGCTGGCAGAAGAAATTTTTCAAATGCCGGTTCGGGTCGGCACACCAACGGGCTTCGCCGGGCTGGTCGATGTGGTAAACAGTCCGGTTTACGCTACCAGCACAGGCCTGATCCACTATGGGGTACGCAGTCATAGGCAAGGCAACGTTCAGGAATTACAGGGTCGCAATTTATTCGATAAAATCTTCAGCCGTATGAAAGGCTGGGCGGAAGAATTTTTTTAGCCAAAAAGGAGGACAACATGGGTCTGATTGAATTTGATCAAGAAAGTGAATACTCGGCCTGCATCAAGGTCGTGGGAATTGGCGGTGGAGGTACCAATGCCGTCAACTCAATGGTCCGGTCGCACATTCAGGGCGTGGAGTTCATCGTCGCCAATACAGATGTGCAATCGCTGGAAGCATCGCCGTGCACGCACAAATTACAACTGGGTTCAGATTCCACAAAAGGTTTAGGTGCGGGGTCGAATCCGGAAGTCGGTCGCTTCGCGGCAGAAGAAAGCAAGAACCAGATACGCGGCATGCTGGAAGGTGCTGACATGGTGTTCATCACCGCCGGTATGGGTGGCGGTACAGGGACCGGTGGCACGCCGATTGTCGCGGAAATTGCCCGGGAAGTGGGAGCTCTCACTGTTGGGGTCGTCACGCGTCCTTTTGAATTTGAAGGCAACCGGCGACAAAAGCAGGCCAATGAGGGTTTGGAGGAATTGAAAAAAGCGGTGGACACTTTGATCGTGATCCCCAATCAAAAACTCTTAAGCTTCATCGGCAAGCAAACGTCCCTCATGCATGCCTTCAAGGAAGTGGACGATGTACTGCGTCAGGCGGTTTGCAGCATCTCCGACCTGATCGTCATTCCGGGACTCATCAATCTTGACTTTGCCGACGTGAAAACCATCATGTCCGGTATGGGTAAGGCGTTGATGGGATCAGGTATTTCTTCGGGTGAGAACCGTGCGGTCGATGCGGCTCAGAATGCAATCTCGAGTCCGTTACTCGACGATGCAGCGGTCGATGGTGCACAAGGTGTGTTGATTAACATTACCGGCGGCGAAGACCTCACGCTTCATGATGTAAACGAAGCGGCCACGCTGGTACAAAAAGCAGCACATCCAGATGCTCACATTATTTTCGGTTCGGTGATCGACAAATCCCTGCAGGACGAAATGCGGGTCACTGTTATCGCTACCGGGTTTCAGGAAACTTCTTCACAAGGTCTTGAGCTCGTAGCAGGACCCGCAGAGGAATCTCCCATGCCGCTCCGAAAAGTGGTCGGAGGAGAACCGGAACCGGTTGATGCGGTTGCGGAAGAAGGAGAGACGCTCTCTACCTTCAAACGCAACAACCTCAAAAAGCTGGCCAACAGCATTAAGAAAGAAGCTGCGGGAAGTCTGGCCAATGCGGCGAATTTTGACATCCCTACATTTCTAAGAAAACATGCTGACTGAACAAGATTTGTTTTTTTAAGAAGTAACAAGTAAAAACTATAAAAAGCCGCCCAACCGAGGACTCCCCGGATTGGGCGGTTTCTTTTTCTATACGATCACAGTTTATTCAGGTTCCAGTTGTAATCGAGGTAATCAAAGCTGACGTTCTTCAGGGCAACCCGAGTTGAGTTAGGCGCATAAGGATAAAGGAAATTGCTGACGCCTCCCTTAACTTCAAAATCCTCTTCAAACCATTTAAAAATTTTCGAGATATAAACATCCTTGCCACTCACTTTCAATCCTTTACTTGAATTGGCAAGGAACTGACGCATTTGATCATTCAGTTGCCCATCGAGTTGATCTTCTTTATAAGCCTCCGGACGCAGATCAGGACAACTGACCGAAGCACACACAATCGCAACATGAATGCGCGGTTCGCCCATGGGCCGCAATATCTCATGCTCAATTTCATTCAGGGTGACATCCTTGCCACCTACCTGACCAACCTTCTTCTTCCAGACAGATGAAAAAATTCCCCCAGCATCCTTGATGCTTTCGACTGGATAGTGATCCAACACCATCTTTACCGCCATAACGTTGTAGGTATTTATCCAGAACGCCAGTTTTTC contains:
- the ftsA gene encoding cell division protein FtsA; amino-acid sequence: MSKHHKLVVGLDIGTTKICCIIAEVSSHGDIEIIGLGQAPSRGLRKGVVVNIESTVESIKHAVEEAELMAGTEVESVFVGIAGGHIRSLNSHGIIAVKNREINAQDMERVIEAAKAIAIPLDREVIHVLPQEYIVDNQDGIKTPLGMAGVRLEAKVHIVTAAVTSAQNIVKCVNRAGLGVTDIVLEQLASSESVLSADEKELGVAIIDIGGGTSDLAIFYQGSIKHTSVLAIAGAQMTNDIAIGLRTPNTEAEKIKHVHGCAYSALVDEDDHIEVPGVGGRNDMAISRHILSQIIEARTLEMFEMLNHEIETSGFRDLISSGIVLTGGTSSLRGMAALAEEIFQMPVRVGTPTGFAGLVDVVNSPVYATSTGLIHYGVRSHRQGNVQELQGRNLFDKIFSRMKGWAEEFF
- the ftsZ gene encoding cell division protein FtsZ, with protein sequence MIEFDQESEYSACIKVVGIGGGGTNAVNSMVRSHIQGVEFIVANTDVQSLEASPCTHKLQLGSDSTKGLGAGSNPEVGRFAAEESKNQIRGMLEGADMVFITAGMGGGTGTGGTPIVAEIAREVGALTVGVVTRPFEFEGNRRQKQANEGLEELKKAVDTLIVIPNQKLLSFIGKQTSLMHAFKEVDDVLRQAVCSISDLIVIPGLINLDFADVKTIMSGMGKALMGSGISSGENRAVDAAQNAISSPLLDDAAVDGAQGVLINITGGEDLTLHDVNEAATLVQKAAHPDAHIIFGSVIDKSLQDEMRVTVIATGFQETSSQGLELVAGPAEESPMPLRKVVGGEPEPVDAVAEEGETLSTFKRNNLKKLANSIKKEAAGSLANAANFDIPTFLRKHAD
- a CDS encoding DUF547 domain-containing protein; its protein translation is MKSKTKIVGLSFLFTILLANHALAFDFSGWDALLKKHVKSTSIDGVKLNGVDYVEIKKDPGYIKLIAGLKVFSPKALKTRREKLAFWINTYNVMAVKMVLDHYPVESIKDAGGIFSSVWKKKVGQVGGKDVTLNEIEHEILRPMGEPRIHVAIVCASVSCPDLRPEAYKEDQLDGQLNDQMRQFLANSSKGLKVSGKDVYISKIFKWFEEDFEVKGGVSNFLYPYAPNSTRVALKNVSFDYLDYNWNLNKL
- a CDS encoding D-alanine--D-alanine ligase, whose product is MVVNSLKGKNIAVLMGGLSFEREVSLTTGTEILEALKRQGLKAVKVDVDRNVASRLAEINPDLAFIALHGTFGEDGAIQGMLECQRIPYTGSGVLGSALAFNKVATKHLLDQAGIPTPRYEVHYRDSHRPGAHSLPLPVVVKPSDQGSSIGVSIVRKESEWEPAMSLAFELSEEVLVEEFIDGKLLAIGMKEREPMPVVHIKPKSGFYDFDSKYTEGKTEYVCPALISKQEEEACRKVARNTFRVLRGRGFPRVDVILSPDGVPYVLEMNTVPGMTPLSLLPMAAKESGLDFDTLVLEIAKTAQLDYAEETN
- a CDS encoding FtsQ-type POTRA domain-containing protein encodes the protein MSLAIAERKLTHPGRKRWLQEGPKKRKGKTQKKEKPAIRSFDLDFAALFKTAAETFARGVLVLAFCYGAFHGYLFLTSSSRFAVSQISIEGLDRLNKQSLLESMPLIEGKNLFLLDLESITERLTGHPWVSAASVQRKWPNAVTIQIAERKPYARIQLDDIYVMDNFGILVTRSQDEFLHLPLITGTLNEAPDLGQRVVSNEILKGLRAMHYLNRLPFFKKDPVTSVQITGPSLLTFSTREQGLKIRMAANDVQAGFQNFKIILDALNPTRDGVDIIDLSFRNKVVIQPKPGNKGSGHRRKA